One genomic segment of Ignavibacteriota bacterium includes these proteins:
- a CDS encoding trehalase: protein MKLTFNIVETINRLIAQEDTDHDNKITIEDKGPKLFNAISIDGKSVEIKGAYFLSNFLQELILAKELGNANSEINFENVFEEPVKRLNRMIKDYYWNGLTRKIDADGLKEILVDSKSKTKKFNLYIPHNDKTAFEYFTKVAAEIKNFEITVLQLPLHVTPEYVYSINSNSGVLGLALKKNYENKLVGVPFVVPGGRFNEMYGWDSYFESLGLVIDGRIDLAKSMAENFVYEIEHYGKILNANRTYYLTRSQPPFLTSLTLLVYNSMPKTSENNLWLEKLLNACIKEYQTVWMNEPKITSTKLSRYFGAGIGLVPEAELNHFDAMLKPYAEQAKMTVREYHSKYLNREIINPEIEEYIKHDRSIRESGHDTSYRLDKICANLNTVDLNSLLYKYEIDIAEIIKNEFSNYFVSYDGKIELSGTWFKKAEERKNIINNLMWNNEKGFFFDYNFVKNEQTNFESATTFYPLWAKLATQDQADQIVKKALPVLEFAGGIAGTSKNSVGTINDERPQKQWDYPNGWAPHQILIWEGLINYGYDKVAERLAYKWLYMILKNAVDYNGTVPEKYDVVSRTHKVFAEYGNVGTDFDYITKEGFGWMNASFKVGQKYLSENLINKLNNLIPPEELF from the coding sequence ATGAAACTAACTTTTAACATTGTTGAAACAATAAATCGACTTATTGCACAAGAAGATACGGATCATGATAATAAAATTACAATTGAGGATAAAGGTCCAAAATTATTTAATGCAATTTCAATTGATGGTAAAAGTGTTGAAATAAAAGGAGCTTATTTTCTTTCAAATTTTTTACAAGAACTTATTTTAGCAAAAGAATTAGGAAATGCAAATTCTGAAATAAATTTTGAAAATGTTTTTGAAGAACCGGTGAAAAGATTGAACAGAATGATAAAGGATTATTATTGGAACGGCTTAACGAGAAAAATTGATGCAGATGGTTTGAAAGAAATTTTAGTTGATTCAAAATCAAAAACGAAAAAGTTTAATTTATATATACCCCATAACGATAAAACAGCATTTGAATATTTTACAAAAGTCGCTGCCGAAATCAAGAATTTTGAAATTACCGTTTTACAACTCCCCCTCCATGTAACTCCCGAATATGTTTATTCAATAAATAGTAATTCGGGAGTTCTTGGTTTAGCATTAAAAAAAAATTATGAAAATAAATTAGTAGGAGTTCCTTTTGTTGTTCCGGGCGGAAGATTTAACGAAATGTATGGATGGGATAGTTACTTCGAATCGTTGGGATTAGTGATTGATGGAAGAATTGATTTAGCAAAATCAATGGCAGAAAATTTTGTTTATGAAATTGAACATTATGGAAAAATATTAAACGCAAACAGAACATATTATCTCACAAGATCGCAGCCGCCGTTTCTAACGTCGTTAACTTTGCTTGTTTATAATTCAATGCCAAAAACTTCTGAAAATAATTTGTGGCTTGAAAAATTGTTAAATGCATGTATTAAAGAATACCAAACCGTTTGGATGAATGAACCCAAAATTACATCAACAAAATTAAGTCGTTATTTTGGAGCCGGAATTGGATTAGTTCCCGAAGCAGAACTCAATCATTTTGACGCAATGCTGAAACCTTATGCAGAGCAAGCTAAAATGACAGTTAGAGAATATCATTCAAAATATTTAAATCGAGAAATAATTAATCCGGAAATTGAAGAATATATTAAACACGATCGAAGCATAAGAGAATCTGGTCATGATACTTCTTACAGACTTGATAAAATTTGTGCTAACTTAAATACTGTTGATTTAAATTCACTGCTTTACAAATATGAAATTGATATTGCAGAAATAATTAAAAATGAGTTTAGTAATTACTTTGTTTCTTATGATGGGAAAATTGAATTAAGTGGAACATGGTTTAAAAAAGCAGAGGAACGAAAAAACATTATAAATAATTTAATGTGGAATAATGAAAAAGGGTTTTTCTTTGATTACAATTTTGTGAAGAACGAACAAACAAATTTTGAAAGTGCGACAACGTTTTATCCGCTTTGGGCAAAATTAGCAACTCAAGATCAAGCTGATCAAATTGTAAAAAAAGCCTTACCGGTATTGGAGTTTGCCGGAGGAATTGCCGGAACATCTAAAAATTCTGTTGGAACTATAAATGATGAAAGACCACAAAAGCAATGGGATTATCCCAACGGTTGGGCTCCTCATCAAATATTAATTTGGGAAGGATTAATAAATTACGGTTATGATAAAGTTGCTGAACGTCTTGCATATAAATGGCTTTATATGATTTTAAAAAATGCAGTTGATTATAATGGAACTGTTCCCGAAAAATATGATGTTGTTTCACGAACTCATAAAGTTTTTGCTGAATACGGAAATGTGGGAACCGATTTTGATTATATTACAAAAGAAGGTTTTGGCTGGATGAATGCTTCATTTAAAGTTGGACAAAAATATTTGAGTGAAAATTTAATTAATAAATTAAATAATCTGATTCCACCTGAAGAATTATTCTAA
- a CDS encoding GyrI-like domain-containing protein, with product MDKIDFKKTLKNLYNAKLTEEIIDVPEMLFLTIDGKGNPNTSEDYKNAVEALFSLSYTIKFMIKKNQQIDYGVMPLEGLWWVDDMKNFSIDRKDEWKWKAMIMQPEFVSSKIVQKGIEEVKKKKDLSAINKIKFAKFCEGKSAQVLHVGPFSEEGTTIIKLHKFIEENGYKLSGKHREIYLSDIRKATPEKWKTIIRQPFE from the coding sequence ATGGATAAAATAGATTTCAAAAAAACTTTAAAGAATTTATACAACGCAAAACTAACAGAGGAAATTATTGATGTTCCCGAAATGCTATTTTTAACAATTGATGGAAAAGGAAATCCTAATACTTCCGAAGATTATAAAAATGCAGTTGAAGCACTTTTTAGTTTATCGTACACAATAAAATTTATGATTAAAAAAAATCAACAAATTGATTATGGAGTAATGCCGCTCGAAGGATTGTGGTGGGTCGATGATATGAAAAATTTCAGCATTGATAGAAAAGATGAATGGAAATGGAAAGCTATGATTATGCAGCCGGAATTTGTTTCTTCAAAAATTGTTCAAAAAGGAATTGAAGAAGTGAAAAAGAAAAAGGATTTGTCGGCAATTAATAAAATTAAATTTGCAAAATTTTGTGAGGGGAAATCAGCTCAAGTTTTACATGTTGGACCATTTTCTGAAGAAGGTACAACAATTATAAAATTGCATAAATTTATTGAAGAAAACGGTTATAAACTTTCCGGCAAACATCGTGAAATTTATTTAAGTGATATCCGAAAAGCAACTCCGGAAAAGTGGAAGACAATAATTAGACAACCGTTTGAATAA
- a CDS encoding GyrI-like domain-containing protein — protein sequence MKFSIGEFSKITQLSIKSLRFYHEKEILVPSEIEEFTNYRYYSEADYERAKSIKILREYDFSIQEIKEILESCNSETDLIEQLKIKLSEIQNKVKRYKEISQSIANIIQNEKEEKMKTENIFEVEEKELDTILIAGYRMKGKYSDVGEGFKILGKHFGSKINGKPLTLYHENEYKENDADFEACVPIRKGKEAEKISVRELKGGKCVSLVHKGNYESLSDSYKKIFMYINENNYKSMLPSREVYLKGPGMIFNGNPNNYLTEIQIMLEK from the coding sequence ATGAAATTTTCAATTGGTGAGTTTTCAAAAATAACTCAGCTTTCTATTAAATCTTTGCGGTTTTATCATGAAAAGGAAATTCTTGTTCCATCAGAAATTGAAGAGTTTACAAATTACAGATATTACTCGGAAGCCGATTACGAAAGGGCGAAATCAATTAAGATTTTGCGTGAATATGATTTTTCAATTCAAGAGATTAAAGAAATTTTAGAAAGTTGTAATTCGGAAACTGATTTAATTGAGCAATTAAAAATCAAACTTTCCGAAATTCAGAACAAAGTAAAAAGATATAAAGAAATATCTCAATCGATTGCAAATATAATTCAAAATGAGAAAGAGGAAAAAATGAAAACAGAAAATATTTTTGAAGTTGAAGAAAAAGAACTTGATACAATTCTGATTGCCGGTTACAGAATGAAAGGAAAATATTCCGATGTTGGTGAAGGGTTCAAAATTTTAGGGAAACATTTTGGAAGCAAAATAAATGGAAAACCTTTAACACTTTATCATGAAAACGAATACAAAGAAAATGATGCTGATTTTGAAGCCTGCGTGCCTATTAGAAAAGGCAAGGAAGCAGAAAAGATTTCCGTCCGCGAGCTAAAAGGAGGTAAGTGTGTTAGTCTTGTTCATAAAGGTAATTACGAAAGTTTATCTGATTCTTACAAAAAAATTTTTATGTACATTAATGAAAACAACTATAAATCTATGCTGCCAAGTCGCGAAGTTTATTTGAAAGGTCCGGGAATGATTTTTAACGGTAACCCAAATAATTATTTAACCGAAATACAGATTATGCTAGAAAAGTAA
- a CDS encoding Fic family protein, with amino-acid sequence MQFNVEKPFNNLPLLPPNVDIENSAILKKTISASRALSELKGAITNLPNPMLFIDTINLQEAQASSEIENIITTQDELFKYSITEKKIENPIIKEVLHYKEALWYGVEKIKSRPFISTNLLIELVQIIKKNTAGIRNIPGTKLKNPLTNKIIYTPPEGEKIIGEKLKNLENFINASDEIDPLVKLAIIHYQFEAIHPFFDGNGRVGRIILLLYLKLTSLLDLPSLYLSRYIIENKSKYYKLLRIVTETNNWQEWIIFMLDMIEKTSIFDRKKISDIEKLMGSLGESIQNKLPKIYSKDLVEILFKLPYLKRESLVKANLGNIKTAGNYLKQLEEKGFLKSEQVGKEKLYLNISLMELLKNKV; translated from the coding sequence ATGCAATTTAATGTGGAAAAACCATTTAATAATCTACCTTTACTACCCCCAAATGTTGATATTGAAAACTCTGCTATTTTAAAAAAAACAATTTCTGCAAGTCGTGCGCTTTCTGAATTAAAAGGAGCCATAACTAATTTGCCCAATCCTATGTTGTTTATAGATACAATTAATTTGCAAGAAGCTCAAGCAAGTTCGGAAATCGAGAATATTATAACAACCCAAGATGAACTTTTTAAATATTCAATAACTGAAAAAAAAATAGAAAATCCAATTATAAAAGAAGTGCTACATTACAAAGAAGCATTGTGGTATGGTGTTGAAAAAATTAAATCAAGACCATTTATATCGACAAATCTTTTGATAGAATTGGTTCAAATAATTAAAAAAAATACTGCTGGAATTAGAAACATTCCCGGCACAAAACTAAAAAATCCATTAACAAATAAAATAATTTATACCCCTCCAGAAGGTGAAAAGATTATTGGGGAAAAATTAAAAAACTTAGAAAATTTTATTAACGCTTCAGATGAAATTGATCCATTAGTAAAATTGGCAATCATCCATTACCAGTTTGAAGCAATTCATCCTTTCTTTGATGGAAATGGTAGAGTTGGAAGAATAATTCTTCTACTTTATTTAAAATTAACAAGTTTATTAGATTTGCCATCATTATATCTAAGTAGATACATTATTGAAAATAAATCAAAATATTACAAATTGCTAAGAATAGTTACCGAAACAAATAACTGGCAAGAATGGATAATCTTTATGTTAGATATGATAGAAAAAACATCAATATTCGATAGAAAAAAAATATCAGATATTGAAAAGTTAATGGGCAGTTTAGGAGAATCAATTCAAAATAAACTTCCTAAAATATATTCAAAAGATTTAGTTGAAATATTATTCAAGCTTCCTTATTTGAAAAGGGAAAGTTTGGTTAAAGCAAATTTAGGAAATATTAAAACAGCCGGAAATTACTTAAAACAATTAGAAGAAAAAGGATTTTTAAAAAGTGAACAAGTCGGAAAGGAAAAATTGTATCTAAATATTAGTTTAATGGAATTACTTAAAAACAAAGTTTGA
- a CDS encoding DMT family transporter: MKEKSPHIISIFQALLVTFLWSTSFILIKWGLAEIPPITYAGLRYSLAFMCFLPFILFKKKYSDEIKNLNSSQWKKLILLGLVFYTFTQGTQFLGLSLLPSVTVSLMLNFTPIIVAVLGIFWLNENPTKLQWIGAILFIVGILTYFFPINFLQNEILGIGVMFIGVLANSGSAILGRNINRNKDISPVVITFISMGIGAIIMLIIGLLKDGIPTISSNNLYYLIWLAVVNTAFAFTLWNLTLQHLSAMESSIINGTMLIQIGILAWIFLGETITFQEGIGMLISAIGALFVQLKKINMNGILKRQS, from the coding sequence ATGAAAGAAAAATCCCCGCATATAATTTCTATTTTTCAAGCATTACTTGTTACTTTTCTTTGGTCAACTTCTTTCATTTTAATTAAATGGGGTTTAGCAGAAATTCCGCCAATTACTTATGCGGGTTTACGTTATTCATTGGCTTTCATGTGTTTTCTACCATTCATTTTATTTAAGAAAAAATATTCTGATGAAATTAAAAATCTTAATTCTTCACAATGGAAAAAATTGATTTTGCTCGGATTAGTTTTCTACACTTTTACGCAAGGCACACAATTTTTAGGATTGTCTTTGCTTCCATCTGTGACCGTAAGTTTAATGCTGAATTTTACACCAATAATTGTTGCTGTATTGGGAATTTTTTGGCTGAATGAAAATCCTACAAAACTACAATGGATTGGCGCAATTTTATTTATTGTAGGAATTTTGACTTACTTTTTCCCAATAAATTTTTTACAAAATGAAATACTCGGAATTGGAGTAATGTTTATCGGGGTTTTAGCAAATTCCGGTTCGGCAATTCTTGGGAGAAATATTAATAGAAATAAAGATATTAGTCCGGTTGTAATTACATTTATTAGCATGGGAATTGGAGCAATTATAATGTTGATTATCGGTTTATTAAAAGATGGAATTCCAACAATAAGTTCGAATAATCTTTACTATTTAATTTGGTTGGCTGTTGTAAATACTGCATTTGCTTTTACATTGTGGAATTTAACTTTACAACATTTATCGGCAATGGAATCAAGTATAATAAACGGAACTATGTTAATTCAAATTGGAATTTTAGCATGGATTTTTCTTGGTGAGACAATAACATTTCAAGAAGGAATTGGAATGTTGATTTCCGCAATTGGTGCTTTGTTTGTTCAATTAAAGAAAATAAATATGAATGGAATTCTTAAAAGACAATCCTAA
- a CDS encoding sugar porter family MFS transporter codes for MSKEIYHENENKFYLSVLAFIAALGGFLFGFDTAVISGTIGFVKNQFLLDALSEGWFVSVALLGCIFGVIIAGYLSDKFGRKLVLTLSAILFSVSAIGCAVSGNYMELIIFRLVGGIGIGVASIISPMYISEISIPTMRGKLITLYQLAITIGILAAYVSNYFILENSSTSFLEEGTFLNWILNKEIWRGMFGVEILPAFIFLALLFIVPESPRYLLMKNDVKKAHNILSKIIGEINVETEISEIVKSFEITSVSFNDLFHKKMLKPLLIGISLAMFSQFSGINAIMYYGIKILGEAGLGANDAFWSQVTIGIVNVIFTIVAIYTIDKFGRKPLLIWGVSGAVISLIIVGILFAMNISSSLLLLIFILLFIACFAFSFGPVVWVILAEIYPTRIRGRAMAIATLSLWVANWIVGQFTPFLLETVKAHGTFWIFALTSFPAIWVTWKYVPETKNKPLEEIEKIWNN; via the coding sequence ATGAGCAAAGAAATTTATCATGAAAATGAAAATAAATTTTATCTTTCTGTTTTGGCATTCATTGCAGCATTGGGAGGCTTTTTATTTGGATTTGATACTGCAGTAATTTCGGGAACCATTGGTTTTGTTAAAAATCAATTCTTGCTTGATGCTTTATCCGAAGGCTGGTTTGTTAGCGTTGCTTTACTTGGATGTATTTTTGGTGTTATAATTGCTGGATATTTAAGCGATAAATTCGGTAGAAAATTAGTTTTAACTCTATCTGCAATTTTATTTTCGGTTTCTGCAATCGGCTGTGCAGTTAGCGGAAATTATATGGAATTAATTATTTTCAGATTAGTCGGCGGAATAGGAATTGGCGTTGCATCAATAATTTCGCCAATGTACATTTCGGAAATTTCAATTCCAACTATGCGCGGAAAACTTATTACATTATATCAGCTTGCAATTACAATTGGAATTCTTGCTGCGTATGTTTCCAATTATTTTATTTTAGAAAATTCCTCAACTTCATTTTTAGAGGAAGGAACTTTTTTAAACTGGATTTTAAATAAAGAAATTTGGCGTGGAATGTTTGGAGTTGAAATTTTACCGGCATTTATATTTTTAGCACTTTTATTCATTGTTCCGGAATCACCCCGATATTTATTGATGAAAAACGATGTTAAAAAAGCTCACAATATTCTTTCTAAAATAATTGGCGAAATAAATGTTGAAACGGAAATTTCCGAAATTGTAAAAAGTTTTGAAATTACTTCGGTTTCATTTAACGATTTATTTCATAAAAAAATGTTGAAACCACTTTTAATAGGAATTTCTCTAGCAATGTTTTCTCAGTTCAGCGGAATAAATGCAATTATGTATTATGGAATTAAAATTCTTGGTGAAGCGGGTTTAGGCGCAAACGATGCTTTTTGGTCGCAAGTTACAATTGGAATTGTAAATGTAATTTTCACAATTGTGGCAATTTATACAATAGATAAATTTGGCAGAAAACCCTTATTAATTTGGGGAGTTTCCGGAGCTGTTATTTCTTTAATCATTGTAGGAATTTTATTTGCAATGAATATATCCTCTAGTTTATTACTGTTGATTTTTATTTTACTTTTCATTGCATGTTTTGCATTTTCGTTTGGACCAGTTGTTTGGGTAATTTTAGCAGAAATTTATCCCACCAGAATTCGCGGAAGAGCAATGGCAATAGCTACATTATCTTTGTGGGTTGCTAATTGGATTGTTGGTCAGTTCACACCATTTTTATTGGAAACAGTAAAAGCTCACGGAACATTTTGGATTTTTGCTTTAACAAGTTTTCCGGCAATTTGGGTTACGTGGAAATATGTTCCGGAAACTAAAAATAAACCTCTTGAAGAAATTGAAAAGATTTGGAATAATTAG
- a CDS encoding class I mannose-6-phosphate isomerase, translated as MQNTNWRKTQQYLIPVEKIETPKGKYDIYPSFKIDDGKIVNGISELVDEISKLKLITIDGYIGVFWEILTAKLLSEFTKRNISVGFFDVKSAMKDENEINVMIKNDLGKSDSIFGKRTNLKLMDFFDKEKISKIVPSNNFDVNIIYGCGSKLANWEGILLYLDLPKNELQFRMRAQSITNLGVNSPFDSQQMYKRFYFIDWIVLNEHKKNILSKIDFIIDAQRPNQLLTLGGEDFRNALNEMSKNYFRVRPWFEPGVWGGSWIKDNIHGLAKDVPNYAWSFELIVPENGIIIESDKKLLEFSFDFLMFQESKNILGKHSEIYNEEFPIRFDFLDTFDGGNLSVQCHPRIEYIKNNFGEIITQDESYYILDMKNNAKVYLGFQENINSTEFRTELEKSFKDSNPINIEKYVQTHEVKKHDLLLIPNGTIHGSGKDNLVLEISNTPYIFTFKMYDWVRLDLNGKPRPINIDHAFNNLYFERKGKIVKDELIAKPKIISEGIDWKIVHLQTHKEHIYDVERLEFFSNINVETNYRCNVCMLVEGESIILETENGMKTRFNYAETFVIPAAAKSYKLFNESENEAKVVKAFLK; from the coding sequence TTGCAAAACACAAACTGGAGAAAAACTCAACAGTATTTAATTCCCGTTGAAAAAATAGAAACGCCAAAAGGAAAGTATGATATTTATCCCTCTTTTAAAATTGATGATGGAAAAATAGTAAACGGAATTTCTGAATTAGTTGATGAAATTTCTAAACTTAAATTAATTACAATTGATGGCTACATTGGTGTTTTCTGGGAAATTTTAACCGCAAAACTTTTATCTGAATTTACAAAAAGAAATATTTCAGTTGGATTTTTTGATGTAAAAAGTGCGATGAAAGATGAAAATGAAATTAATGTAATGATTAAAAATGATTTGGGAAAATCAGATTCAATTTTTGGAAAACGCACAAATTTAAAATTGATGGATTTTTTTGACAAAGAAAAAATCAGCAAAATTGTTCCTTCAAATAATTTTGATGTAAATATAATTTATGGCTGTGGATCAAAGTTGGCAAATTGGGAAGGAATTTTATTATATCTCGATCTTCCTAAAAATGAACTTCAATTTAGAATGAGAGCACAAAGTATTACAAACTTAGGCGTAAATTCTCCGTTCGATTCTCAGCAAATGTATAAAAGATTTTATTTTATTGATTGGATTGTTTTGAACGAACACAAAAAAAATATTCTTTCCAAAATTGATTTTATAATTGATGCACAAAGACCAAACCAGCTTCTAACCTTGGGCGGAGAAGATTTCAGAAACGCACTAAACGAAATGAGTAAAAATTATTTTAGAGTTAGACCTTGGTTTGAACCCGGAGTTTGGGGCGGAAGTTGGATAAAAGATAATATTCATGGGCTTGCTAAAGATGTACCGAATTATGCATGGTCGTTTGAGTTAATTGTTCCGGAAAATGGAATTATAATTGAAAGCGATAAAAAATTGTTAGAGTTTTCTTTTGATTTTCTCATGTTTCAAGAATCAAAAAATATTTTGGGTAAGCATTCGGAAATTTACAATGAAGAATTTCCAATTCGATTTGATTTTCTTGATACTTTTGATGGTGGGAATTTATCCGTTCAGTGTCATCCCCGCATAGAATATATTAAAAATAATTTTGGCGAAATTATTACACAAGATGAATCATATTATATTCTTGATATGAAAAATAATGCGAAAGTTTATTTGGGTTTTCAAGAAAATATTAATTCCACAGAATTTAGAACAGAACTTGAAAAAAGCTTTAAAGATTCTAACCCAATTAATATTGAAAAATATGTTCAAACTCATGAAGTGAAAAAACATGATTTGCTTTTAATTCCGAATGGAACAATTCATGGATCGGGGAAAGACAATCTGGTATTAGAGATTTCCAACACTCCATATATTTTCACTTTTAAAATGTATGATTGGGTTCGCTTGGATTTAAACGGAAAACCACGACCGATAAATATTGATCACGCATTCAACAATTTATATTTTGAAAGAAAAGGTAAAATTGTAAAAGATGAATTAATTGCAAAACCTAAAATAATTTCGGAAGGAATTGATTGGAAAATTGTTCATCTTCAAACACACAAAGAACATATTTACGATGTTGAAAGATTGGAGTTTTTCTCAAATATAAATGTTGAAACAAATTATCGCTGCAATGTTTGTATGCTTGTTGAAGGCGAATCAATAATTTTAGAAACAGAAAACGGAATGAAAACAAGATTTAATTATGCGGAAACTTTTGTAATTCCGGCGGCGGCAAAATCTTATAAATTATTTAACGAAAGTGAAAATGAAGCTAAAGTTGTGAAAGCATTTTTGAAATAA
- a CDS encoding Rrf2 family transcriptional regulator, with the protein MTVIFSKKCELALQAVLFLSIKKDQLIFNAKDISDELKVPKEFVSKMLQTLTESGIIGSKKGKNGGFYLARRPSQIKLIEIVHAIDGDSVFKSCVLGFPNCSSEHPCPVHDKWGKIRDDAYKMLSEETLEQLKEKTIRKIRTL; encoded by the coding sequence ATGACCGTAATCTTCTCAAAAAAATGTGAACTTGCACTTCAAGCAGTTTTATTTCTCTCGATAAAAAAAGATCAGTTAATTTTTAATGCAAAAGATATTTCCGATGAATTAAAAGTACCGAAAGAATTTGTTTCTAAAATGCTGCAAACTTTAACAGAAAGCGGAATTATCGGTTCAAAAAAAGGAAAGAACGGGGGATTTTATTTAGCCCGAAGACCAAGTCAAATAAAATTGATTGAAATTGTTCACGCAATTGATGGAGATTCTGTTTTTAAAAGCTGCGTTTTGGGTTTTCCAAATTGCAGCAGCGAACATCCGTGCCCCGTGCATGATAAATGGGGAAAAATTAGAGACGACGCTTACAAAATGTTAAGTGAAGAAACTTTAGAACAGTTGAAAGAAAAGACAATTAGGAAAATACGAACGCTGTAG
- a CDS encoding PEGA domain-containing protein produces the protein MKKILLLALFVIFSISFISCDDSTTDPIEEEKGNLIVNSTPSGAKIFLDGTDSGFLTPYTFAEKAVGTYSVTLKLSSYADTTINAQVVTSQTATLNVTLKPTYSVFGPVEFWESLDPSATHPSGLSLKLGKAFSISASNDSSIYNDVYYNSDGFIVVSSKGRNSMTRETYFKIGTSTNLNDGVDSPTKDNTWVKSISVAERNYVFLYDQDGNYSKFQITQENGGQPGVFASVVVKWIYNKVKDNKSF, from the coding sequence ATGAAAAAGATTTTATTATTAGCACTATTTGTAATTTTTAGTATTTCGTTCATTTCTTGTGATGACAGTACTACAGATCCGATTGAAGAAGAAAAGGGAAATTTAATAGTTAATTCAACTCCATCCGGCGCAAAAATATTTTTAGATGGAACCGATTCAGGATTTTTAACTCCATATACATTTGCAGAAAAAGCAGTTGGAACTTATTCCGTTACTCTAAAATTAAGTAGTTATGCAGATACAACAATTAACGCTCAAGTAGTGACTAGTCAAACCGCAACTTTAAATGTTACACTAAAACCAACTTATTCTGTTTTTGGACCTGTTGAATTCTGGGAATCTTTAGATCCTAGTGCAACACACCCAAGTGGATTAAGTTTAAAATTAGGAAAAGCATTCAGTATAAGTGCATCTAATGATAGTTCTATTTATAACGATGTATATTATAATTCAGATGGTTTTATTGTTGTTAGCTCAAAAGGTAGAAATAGTATGACAAGAGAAACCTATTTTAAAATAGGAACTTCAACAAATTTAAATGATGGTGTTGATTCACCAACAAAAGATAATACTTGGGTAAAAAGTATAAGTGTTGCTGAAAGGAACTATGTATTTCTTTATGATCAAGATGGTAATTATTCCAAATTTCAAATTACTCAGGAAAATGGCGGACAACCTGGTGTTTTTGCCTCTGTGGTTGTAAAGTGGATTTACAATAAAGTTAAAGACAATAAATCATTCTAG